One Streptomyces coeruleorubidus DNA segment encodes these proteins:
- a CDS encoding DUF3311 domain-containing protein: MSQAPEASRGATVTPMRVVIALCLIAPFVAMLWVGSYAKTDPAFIGLPFFYWYQMAWVLISTALTMIAYKLWQRDQRARSAAKGGASE, translated from the coding sequence ATGTCGCAAGCCCCAGAAGCCAGCAGAGGGGCGACGGTGACGCCCATGCGCGTCGTCATCGCTCTCTGCCTCATAGCGCCCTTCGTGGCCATGCTCTGGGTCGGCTCGTACGCCAAGACCGACCCGGCCTTCATCGGGCTCCCGTTCTTCTACTGGTACCAGATGGCGTGGGTGCTGATCTCCACCGCGCTGACGATGATCGCCTACAAGCTGTGGCAGCGTGACCAGCGCGCCCGCTCTGCCGCGAAGGGCGGTGCGTCGGAGTGA
- a CDS encoding carbon starvation CstA family protein, with protein MRIANPRTVVVWTLVTLVGAAGWTVLALSRDEEVSAAWMVAAALGTYAIAYRFYAKFIAYKVLKADRTRATPAERLNNGIDFHPTDRRVLLGHHFAAIAGAGPLVGPVLAAQMGYLPGTIWIIAGVVFAGAVQDMVVLFFSTRRDGRSLGQMAREEIGPFGGAAALLAAFAIMIILLGVLALVIVNALAQSPWGTFSIGMTIPIALLMGFYLRVLRPGRVAEVSLIGVALLLLALVAGRWVAESSWAETFTLAPSTLVVWLVAYGFIASILPVWMLLAPRDYLSTFMKIGTIVLLALGVVITLPTLKMDAVTDFASRGDGPVFAGSLFPFAFITIACGALSGFHALISSGTTPKMIQKETQIRMIGYGSMLMESSVAVMALIAASIIDPGLYFAMNAPAGVIGTTVENASQVVGSWGYQISPQDLAQAAKSVEESTLLSRTGGAPTLAVGVSEIFSQVTGGGLKAFWYHFAIMFEALFILTALDAGTRVGRFMLQDMLGNVYRPFRNVSWKPGLLITSALVCGLWGYFLWVGVHEPLGGINQLFPIFGISNQLLAAVALAVCTTLLVKSGRLKWAWITGVPLAWDAAVTLTASWQKVFSSDPKVGFFKQRQVFQDAIDRGEVLPPAKTMDDMHTVVTNSTVDGVLSAILALLIVVVVVDAARVCVRHVRRPALSSLSEAPYVESRIVAPAGLFPTKEEKEEARDAVGTETRV; from the coding sequence GTGCGTATCGCGAACCCCCGAACCGTCGTTGTCTGGACCCTGGTCACACTGGTCGGCGCGGCCGGCTGGACCGTGCTCGCGCTGTCCCGGGACGAGGAGGTCTCGGCCGCCTGGATGGTGGCCGCCGCCCTCGGGACGTACGCGATCGCCTACCGCTTCTACGCGAAGTTCATCGCGTACAAGGTGCTCAAGGCCGACCGGACCCGGGCCACCCCGGCGGAGCGGCTGAACAACGGCATCGACTTCCACCCCACCGACCGCCGCGTCCTGCTCGGCCACCACTTCGCGGCGATCGCGGGCGCCGGACCGCTGGTCGGCCCGGTGCTGGCCGCCCAGATGGGCTATCTGCCCGGCACGATCTGGATCATCGCCGGCGTCGTCTTCGCGGGTGCGGTCCAGGACATGGTGGTGCTGTTCTTCTCCACGCGGCGCGACGGCAGGTCGCTGGGGCAGATGGCGCGGGAGGAGATCGGCCCGTTCGGCGGGGCGGCGGCCCTCCTCGCCGCGTTCGCCATCATGATCATCCTGCTCGGCGTGCTGGCCCTGGTCATCGTCAACGCCCTCGCACAGTCGCCGTGGGGCACCTTCTCCATCGGCATGACGATCCCGATCGCCCTGCTGATGGGCTTCTACCTGCGGGTGCTGCGGCCGGGCCGGGTGGCCGAGGTGTCGCTGATCGGCGTGGCGCTGCTGCTGCTCGCGCTGGTCGCGGGCCGCTGGGTGGCCGAGTCGTCCTGGGCCGAGACGTTCACGCTGGCGCCATCCACGCTGGTCGTCTGGCTGGTGGCGTACGGATTCATCGCCTCGATCCTGCCGGTGTGGATGTTGCTGGCGCCGCGCGACTATCTGTCGACCTTCATGAAGATCGGCACGATCGTGCTGCTGGCGCTGGGTGTCGTGATCACCCTGCCGACGCTGAAGATGGACGCCGTGACGGACTTCGCCTCGCGCGGCGACGGTCCGGTCTTCGCGGGCTCGCTCTTCCCGTTCGCCTTCATCACCATCGCCTGCGGCGCGCTCTCCGGCTTCCACGCGCTCATCTCGTCCGGCACGACACCGAAGATGATCCAGAAGGAGACGCAGATCCGGATGATCGGCTACGGCTCCATGCTGATGGAGTCGTCGGTCGCGGTGATGGCGCTGATCGCGGCGAGCATCATCGACCCGGGCCTGTACTTCGCGATGAACGCGCCTGCCGGGGTGATCGGCACGACGGTGGAGAACGCCTCGCAGGTGGTGGGCAGTTGGGGCTACCAGATCTCCCCGCAGGATCTCGCCCAGGCCGCGAAGAGCGTCGAGGAGTCGACCCTGCTGTCCCGCACGGGCGGCGCGCCCACCCTCGCCGTCGGGGTGTCGGAGATCTTCTCCCAGGTCACGGGCGGCGGCCTGAAGGCGTTCTGGTACCACTTCGCGATCATGTTCGAGGCGTTGTTCATCCTGACCGCGCTGGACGCCGGTACGCGCGTGGGCCGGTTCATGCTCCAGGACATGCTGGGCAACGTCTACCGGCCCTTCCGCAACGTCAGCTGGAAGCCGGGCCTGCTGATCACCAGCGCGCTGGTGTGCGGGCTGTGGGGCTACTTCCTCTGGGTCGGCGTCCACGAACCCCTGGGCGGCATCAACCAGCTCTTCCCGATCTTCGGCATCTCCAACCAACTGCTGGCGGCGGTCGCCCTGGCGGTGTGCACCACGCTGCTCGTGAAGAGCGGCCGTCTGAAGTGGGCCTGGATCACCGGGGTCCCGCTCGCCTGGGACGCGGCGGTGACGCTGACCGCGAGCTGGCAGAAGGTGTTCTCCAGCGATCCCAAGGTCGGCTTCTTCAAGCAGCGGCAGGTGTTCCAGGACGCGATCGACCGGGGCGAGGTGCTGCCGCCCGCCAAGACCATGGACGACATGCACACCGTGGTCACCAACTCCACGGTGGACGGCGTCCTCTCGGCGATTCTGGCCCTGCTGATCGTGGTCGTCGTCGTCGACGCGGCCCGGGTGTGCGTCCGGCACGTACGCCGTCCTGCGCTGTCGTCGCTGAGCGAGGCGCCGTACGTCGAGTCGAGGATCGTCGCTCCGGCCGGCTTGTTCCCGACGAAGGAGGAGAAGGAGGAGGCCCGGGATGCGGTCGGCACTGAGACGCGCGTATAG
- a CDS encoding GNAT family N-acetyltransferase codes for MDILIRRVKPTEYDALGEITAQAYLRDGLLDFGESDWYLGELRDVAKRAAAADVLVAMRGEHLLGGVTFVPAGGPMADIALPGEAEIRMLAVAQEARGRGAGEALVRACVDRARATDGCVRVVLSTQRTMHSAHRIYERLGFVRVPERDWNPIPELDDITLLTYELTL; via the coding sequence ATGGACATCCTCATCCGGCGAGTGAAGCCCACCGAATACGACGCCCTCGGCGAGATCACCGCCCAGGCCTACCTGAGGGACGGCCTCCTCGACTTCGGTGAGAGCGATTGGTACCTCGGCGAACTCAGGGACGTGGCCAAGCGGGCCGCCGCCGCGGACGTCCTGGTGGCCATGCGGGGCGAACACCTCCTCGGTGGCGTCACCTTCGTCCCCGCCGGCGGTCCCATGGCCGACATCGCCCTTCCCGGAGAGGCCGAGATACGGATGCTCGCCGTCGCCCAGGAGGCCCGCGGCCGCGGCGCCGGAGAGGCCCTCGTCCGCGCCTGCGTCGACCGCGCCCGCGCGACGGACGGCTGCGTCCGCGTCGTCCTGTCGACGCAGCGCACCATGCACTCCGCCCACCGCATCTACGAACGTCTCGGCTTCGTCCGTGTCCCGGAGCGGGACTGGAACCCGATTCCGGAGCTCGACGACATCACTCTCCTCACCTACGAGTTGACGCTGTGA
- a CDS encoding carbohydrate ABC transporter permease encodes MSAADTTTPVKVPPPRQAPPPPGPADTPRRPRTSSPAAVPWLLLAPCLLILALVMGYPLARLVTLSFQKFGQSQLWGFQPAESVGFDNFEKVLGDGEFWTVVVRTIVFAAGAVVFTMVIGMAIALLLQRVSGWLKVLINIVLVASWGMPVIVATTVFKWLFDSDYGVFNALLSKLPGVEMIGHNWFASGPEGLAVIMLLVVWGAVPFVVITLSAGLTQVPKELEEAARLDGAGSWGVFRYVTLPVLKPIIVMLTTLSVIWDMGVFPQVFVMRNGHPEPEFQVLNTYSYDRAFVVNDYAQGSAIALITVLLLLGVVAVYMRQMLKIGEVE; translated from the coding sequence ATGAGTGCCGCAGACACCACCACCCCTGTCAAGGTGCCGCCGCCGCGGCAGGCACCGCCGCCACCGGGCCCGGCGGACACGCCCCGTAGGCCACGGACGTCGAGCCCGGCCGCGGTCCCCTGGCTGCTGCTCGCGCCCTGCCTGCTGATCCTGGCCCTGGTCATGGGCTATCCGCTGGCCCGTCTGGTCACCCTGTCCTTCCAGAAGTTCGGGCAGTCCCAGCTGTGGGGCTTCCAGCCGGCCGAGTCGGTCGGGTTCGACAACTTCGAGAAGGTGCTGGGCGACGGCGAGTTCTGGACCGTCGTGGTCCGCACGATCGTCTTCGCCGCCGGGGCCGTCGTCTTCACGATGGTGATCGGCATGGCGATCGCCCTGCTGCTCCAGCGGGTCTCCGGCTGGCTGAAGGTGCTCATCAACATCGTGCTGGTGGCGAGCTGGGGCATGCCCGTCATCGTGGCGACCACGGTCTTCAAGTGGCTCTTCGACTCGGACTACGGCGTCTTCAACGCGCTGCTCAGCAAGCTGCCCGGCGTCGAGATGATCGGCCACAACTGGTTCGCGAGCGGGCCCGAGGGCCTGGCCGTGATCATGCTGCTGGTCGTGTGGGGAGCCGTGCCGTTCGTGGTCATCACGCTCAGCGCGGGTCTCACCCAGGTACCGAAGGAGCTGGAGGAGGCGGCCCGCCTGGACGGCGCCGGCTCCTGGGGCGTCTTCCGCTATGTCACCCTGCCCGTGCTCAAGCCGATCATCGTGATGCTCACGACCCTGTCGGTCATCTGGGACATGGGCGTCTTCCCTCAGGTGTTCGTCATGCGGAACGGTCACCCCGAGCCGGAGTTCCAGGTCCTCAACACCTACTCCTACGACCGGGCGTTCGTGGTCAACGACTACGCCCAGGGCTCGGCCATCGCGCTGATCACCGTCCTGCTGCTGCTCGGCGTGGTCGCCGTCTACATGCGGCAGATGCTGAAGATCGGAGAGGTCGAATGA
- a CDS encoding extracellular solute-binding protein — MKRKLISAIGIAGMVVSIAACGGEGGSGGSDKGADAKELTVWLTVDAQNNWPELVKAADAAVEKKHPGLKINHEYYGWPDKNAKLDAVLATDKVPDVVEMGNTEMLGYMVKGAFAPLDPADFDSSDAWLDGLKASVTYEGKTYGVPYYAGGRVANWRGDVAASVGVKAPPKTYKELTAALDKIQKKQGDKFSAWYQPTRDWYAAMSFVYDAGGAIATESGGQWKASLSSPESLKGLKEFKNVVDKYMHGDKTKDESDRYIVYGQGKSAMIFAAAWEGATAEDPKNDKSGQLKGNLENFVMPGPSGKNMPVFLGGSDLAVPVKSDAPALAAEWINAFTGPSGQKGLMAKGNLPNNKTDLATLKNDPKTAVPATAAESNWFVPMAPGWGQVEKAQILQTMLQNIGTGKKSVEAAAEEADAAIDKVINTK, encoded by the coding sequence GTGAAGCGCAAGCTGATATCCGCGATCGGTATCGCGGGCATGGTGGTCTCCATCGCGGCGTGCGGGGGCGAGGGTGGCAGCGGGGGTTCGGACAAGGGCGCGGACGCCAAGGAGCTGACCGTCTGGCTCACCGTCGACGCCCAGAACAACTGGCCGGAGCTGGTGAAGGCCGCCGACGCGGCAGTCGAGAAGAAGCACCCCGGCCTCAAGATCAACCACGAGTACTACGGCTGGCCCGACAAGAACGCCAAGCTCGACGCCGTCCTCGCCACCGACAAGGTCCCCGACGTGGTCGAGATGGGCAACACCGAGATGCTCGGTTACATGGTCAAGGGCGCCTTCGCCCCGCTGGACCCCGCCGACTTCGACAGCTCGGACGCCTGGCTGGACGGCCTCAAGGCGTCGGTGACCTACGAGGGCAAGACCTACGGCGTCCCGTACTACGCCGGCGGCCGCGTCGCCAACTGGCGGGGGGACGTGGCGGCTTCGGTCGGGGTGAAGGCGCCCCCGAAGACGTACAAGGAGCTCACCGCCGCCCTGGACAAGATCCAGAAGAAGCAGGGCGACAAGTTCAGCGCCTGGTACCAGCCGACCCGCGACTGGTACGCGGCCATGTCCTTCGTCTACGACGCCGGCGGCGCCATCGCCACCGAGTCGGGCGGACAGTGGAAGGCCTCTCTCTCCTCGCCCGAGTCGCTCAAGGGCCTGAAGGAGTTCAAGAACGTCGTCGACAAGTACATGCACGGCGACAAGACCAAGGACGAGTCCGACCGCTACATCGTCTACGGCCAGGGCAAGTCCGCCATGATCTTCGCCGCCGCCTGGGAGGGCGCGACCGCCGAGGACCCCAAGAACGACAAGAGCGGCCAGCTCAAGGGCAACCTCGAGAACTTCGTGATGCCCGGCCCGTCCGGCAAGAACATGCCCGTCTTCCTGGGCGGCTCCGATCTCGCCGTGCCCGTGAAGTCAGACGCGCCGGCGCTGGCCGCCGAGTGGATCAACGCGTTCACCGGCCCCTCCGGCCAGAAGGGCCTGATGGCCAAGGGCAACCTGCCCAACAACAAGACCGACCTCGCGACGCTGAAGAACGACCCGAAGACGGCGGTCCCCGCCACCGCGGCCGAGTCCAACTGGTTCGTCCCGATGGCCCCCGGCTGGGGCCAGGTCGAGAAGGCGCAGATCCTGCAGACCATGCTGCAGAACATCGGCACCGGCAAGAAGTCGGTCGAGGCCGCCGCCGAGGAGGCGGACGCGGCGATCGACAAGGTCATCAACACCAAGTGA
- the mctP gene encoding monocarboxylate uptake permease MctP yields the protein MKDGVNGVALAVFIFFFVLVTVLGFLASRWRRAENEHSLDEWGLGGRSFGTWITWFLLGGDLYTAYTFVAVPAAIYAAGAAGFFAVPYTILVYPLIFTFLPRLWSVSHKHGYVTTSDFVRGRFGSKGLSLAVALTGILATMPYIALQLVGIQAVLDVMGVGGGEDTNWFIKDLPLLIAFGVLAAYTYSSGLRAPALIAFVKDTLIYIVIAVAIIYIPIKLGGFDEIFAKAGEAYGQTNPATGAPRGALVPAEAGQWTYATLALGSALALFMYPHSITATLSSKSREVIRRNTTILPLYSLMLGLLALLGFMAIAAGIKVQNGQLAIPQLFETMFPDWFAGVAFAAIGIGALVPAAIMSIAAANLFTRNIYKDFIKPDATPAQETKVSKLVSLLVKVGALAFVLTMDKTVAINFQLLGGIWILQTFPALVGGLFTRWFHRWALLAGWAVGMIYGTVAAYGVASPTQKHFGGSSKEIPGIGEIGYIGLTAFVLNVVVTVVLTFVLKALKAPDGIDETKPEDYTADAGDPGVQVELPPATAGTSH from the coding sequence GTGAAGGACGGCGTGAACGGCGTCGCACTCGCCGTCTTCATCTTCTTCTTCGTGCTCGTCACGGTCCTGGGCTTCCTCGCCTCGCGCTGGCGCAGGGCCGAGAACGAGCACAGCCTGGACGAGTGGGGTCTGGGCGGCCGCTCGTTCGGCACCTGGATCACCTGGTTCCTGCTGGGCGGCGACCTGTACACGGCGTACACCTTCGTGGCCGTACCGGCGGCGATCTACGCGGCGGGCGCGGCCGGTTTCTTCGCGGTGCCGTACACGATCCTGGTCTACCCGCTGATCTTCACGTTCCTGCCCCGCCTGTGGTCGGTCTCGCACAAGCACGGGTACGTGACGACGTCCGACTTCGTGCGCGGCCGCTTCGGCTCCAAGGGCCTCTCCCTGGCCGTGGCCCTCACCGGCATCCTCGCGACCATGCCGTACATCGCGCTCCAACTGGTCGGCATCCAGGCCGTGCTGGACGTGATGGGCGTCGGCGGCGGCGAGGACACCAACTGGTTCATCAAGGACCTGCCGCTGCTGATCGCCTTCGGTGTGCTGGCGGCGTACACGTACTCGTCGGGTCTGCGGGCGCCGGCGCTGATCGCGTTCGTCAAGGACACCCTGATCTACATCGTCATCGCGGTGGCGATCATCTACATCCCGATCAAGCTGGGCGGGTTCGACGAGATCTTCGCCAAGGCCGGCGAGGCGTACGGTCAGACCAACCCGGCGACGGGCGCGCCGCGCGGTGCGCTGGTGCCGGCGGAGGCAGGGCAGTGGACGTACGCCACGCTGGCGCTGGGCTCCGCGCTCGCGCTCTTCATGTACCCGCACTCGATCACGGCGACGCTGTCCTCGAAGAGCCGTGAGGTGATCCGCCGCAACACCACGATCCTGCCGCTGTACTCGCTGATGCTGGGTCTGCTCGCGCTGCTGGGCTTCATGGCGATCGCGGCCGGGATCAAGGTGCAGAACGGGCAGCTGGCGATCCCGCAGCTGTTCGAGACCATGTTCCCGGACTGGTTCGCGGGCGTGGCCTTCGCGGCGATCGGCATCGGGGCCCTGGTCCCGGCCGCCATCATGTCCATCGCGGCCGCGAACCTCTTCACCCGCAACATCTACAAGGACTTCATCAAGCCCGACGCCACGCCGGCGCAGGAGACCAAGGTCTCCAAGCTCGTCTCGCTGCTGGTGAAGGTGGGCGCCCTGGCCTTCGTCCTCACCATGGACAAGACGGTCGCCATCAACTTCCAGCTGCTGGGCGGCATCTGGATCCTGCAGACCTTCCCGGCCCTGGTCGGCGGCCTGTTCACCCGCTGGTTCCACCGCTGGGCCCTGCTCGCCGGCTGGGCGGTCGGCATGATCTACGGCACGGTCGCCGCGTACGGCGTCGCCTCGCCGACCCAGAAGCACTTCGGCGGCTCCTCGAAGGAGATCCCCGGCATCGGCGAGATCGGCTACATCGGCCTCACGGCGTTCGTCCTGAACGTCGTCGTCACCGTCGTCCTGACCTTCGTCCTCAAGGCCCTGAAGGCCCCCGACGGCATCGACGAGACCAAGCCGGAGGACTACACGGCCGACGCGGGCGACCCCGGGGTCCAGGTGGAGCTTCCGCCGGCGACGGCGGGCACCTCGCACTGA
- a CDS encoding GntR family transcriptional regulator has product MSTDISSAENESGAPVRTARVPKYYRLKKHLLDMTETQAPGTPVPPERTLAAEFDTSRTTVRQALQELVVEGRLERIQGKGTFVAKPKVSQALQLTSYTEDMRAQGLEPTSQLLDIGYVTADDRLAGLLDITTGGRVLRIERLRMANGEPMAIETTHLSAKRFPALRRSLAKYTSLYTALAEVYDVHLAEAEETIETSLATPREAGLLGTDVGLPMLMLSRHSLDREGQPVEWVRSVYRGDRYKFVARLKRPAE; this is encoded by the coding sequence ATGAGCACCGACATCAGCAGTGCGGAGAACGAGAGCGGGGCGCCCGTTCGTACCGCACGCGTGCCCAAGTACTACCGCCTGAAGAAGCACCTGCTCGACATGACCGAGACCCAGGCGCCGGGCACGCCGGTCCCGCCCGAGCGCACACTGGCGGCCGAGTTCGACACCTCGCGCACGACCGTGCGCCAGGCGCTTCAGGAGCTGGTCGTCGAGGGCCGGCTGGAGCGCATCCAGGGCAAGGGCACGTTCGTCGCCAAGCCCAAGGTCTCCCAGGCGCTGCAACTGACCTCGTACACCGAGGACATGCGCGCCCAGGGTCTCGAACCCACCTCGCAGCTCCTGGACATCGGCTACGTCACCGCCGACGACCGCCTCGCCGGGCTCCTCGACATCACGACCGGCGGACGGGTGCTGCGCATCGAGCGGCTGCGCATGGCCAACGGCGAGCCCATGGCCATCGAGACCACCCACCTGAGCGCGAAGCGCTTCCCGGCCCTGCGCCGGTCCCTGGCGAAGTACACGTCCCTCTACACCGCGCTCGCCGAGGTCTACGACGTCCATCTCGCGGAGGCCGAGGAGACCATCGAGACCTCGCTGGCCACGCCGCGCGAGGCCGGCCTGCTCGGCACGGACGTCGGCCTGCCGATGCTGATGCTCTCCCGGCACTCGCTGGACCGGGAAGGGCAGCCGGTGGAGTGGGTGCGGTCGGTGTACCGGGGGGACCGGTACAAGTTCGTGGCACGGCTCAAGAGGCCCGCCGAGTAG
- a CDS encoding YbdD/YjiX family protein — MRSALRRAYRGVRWYVRELTDESAYDRYVAHVRREHPDAEVPSRRDFERLRTQRQEKDPRQGFRCC; from the coding sequence ATGCGGTCGGCACTGAGACGCGCGTATAGGGGTGTGCGCTGGTACGTACGGGAGTTGACCGATGAGTCGGCGTACGACCGCTATGTCGCACACGTCCGCAGGGAGCATCCGGACGCGGAGGTGCCCTCCCGCCGGGACTTCGAGCGGCTGCGCACCCAGCGGCAGGAGAAGGATCCCCGGCAGGGGTTCCGCTGCTGCTGA
- a CDS encoding ribonucleoside-diphosphate reductase subunit alpha, producing the protein MTIAPADPVSAAEKEHDGPGAALLRTLTELTADLPDADPGRVAAAALRGRSARADESELRELATEAAAGLISEDPAYSRLAARLLTIGIRAEAASQGVTCFTESVAVGHREGLIADRTAEFVRIHAARLDALIDTAADDRFGYFGLRTLHSRYLLRHPITRRVIETPQQFMLRVAAGLAEDDTARALDEVAALYGLMSRLDYLPSSPTLFNSGTRHPQMSSCYLLDSPKDELDSIYDRYHQVARLSKHAGGIGIAYSRIRARGSLIRGTNGHSNGIVPFLKTLDASVAAVNQGGRRKGAAAVYLETWHSDIEEFLELRDNTGEDARRTHNLNLAHWVPDEFMRRVNADAQWSLFSPSDVPELVDLWGEEFDAAYRAAEAKGLARKTLPARELYGRMMRTLAQTGNGWMTFKDAANRTANQTAEPGHVVHSSNLCTEILEVTSDGETAVCNLGSVNLGALVDQAGGDIDWERLDETVRTAVTFLDRVVDINFYPTEQAGRSNARWRPVGLGAMGLQDVFFKLRLPFDSPEAKALSTRIAERIMLAAYEASADLAERNGPLPAWEKTRTARGVLHPDHYDVEPAWPERWAALRERIATTGMRNSLLLAIAPTATIASIAGVYECIEPQVSNLFKRETLSGEFLQVNSYLVQELKRLGVWDARSREALREANGSVQDFAWIPEDVRALYRTAWEIPQRGLIDMAAARTPFLDQSQSLNLFLETPTIGKLSSMYAYAWKSGLKTTYYLRSRPATRIARAAQAAVPAQATPDPEAVACSLENPESCEACQ; encoded by the coding sequence GTGACCATCGCGCCAGCCGATCCGGTCTCAGCCGCCGAAAAAGAGCACGACGGTCCTGGTGCCGCGCTGCTGCGGACCCTGACCGAGCTGACCGCCGACCTCCCCGACGCCGACCCCGGCCGGGTCGCCGCCGCCGCGCTGCGCGGCCGGTCCGCGCGGGCCGACGAGTCGGAGTTGCGCGAGCTGGCGACGGAGGCGGCCGCCGGCCTCATCTCCGAGGATCCCGCCTACTCCCGGCTGGCCGCGCGCCTGCTGACGATCGGCATCCGCGCCGAGGCCGCCTCGCAGGGCGTCACTTGCTTCACCGAGTCCGTCGCGGTCGGGCACCGGGAGGGCCTCATCGCCGACCGGACCGCCGAGTTCGTACGCATCCACGCCGCCCGCCTCGACGCCCTGATCGACACGGCCGCCGACGACCGCTTCGGCTACTTCGGCCTGCGCACGCTCCACAGCCGTTACCTGCTCCGGCACCCGATCACCCGTCGCGTGATCGAGACGCCACAGCAGTTCATGCTCCGCGTCGCCGCCGGTCTCGCCGAGGACGACACCGCTCGCGCACTGGACGAAGTCGCCGCGCTCTACGGGCTCATGAGCCGCCTCGACTACCTCCCCTCCTCCCCCACCCTCTTCAACTCCGGCACGCGGCACCCCCAGATGTCGTCCTGCTACCTCCTCGACTCCCCCAAGGACGAGCTGGACTCCATCTACGACCGGTACCACCAGGTGGCGCGGCTGTCGAAGCACGCCGGCGGCATCGGAATCGCGTACTCCCGTATCCGTGCGCGCGGTTCGCTGATCCGCGGCACCAACGGCCACTCCAACGGCATCGTCCCGTTCCTGAAGACCCTCGACGCCTCGGTCGCCGCCGTGAACCAGGGCGGCCGCCGCAAGGGCGCCGCCGCGGTCTACCTGGAGACCTGGCACTCGGACATCGAGGAGTTCCTGGAACTGCGCGACAACACCGGCGAGGACGCCCGCCGCACGCACAACCTGAACCTCGCGCACTGGGTGCCCGACGAGTTCATGCGGCGGGTGAACGCCGACGCGCAGTGGTCGCTGTTCTCCCCCTCCGACGTGCCCGAGCTGGTCGACCTGTGGGGCGAGGAGTTCGACGCCGCCTACCGGGCGGCCGAGGCGAAGGGTCTCGCCAGGAAGACCCTGCCCGCCCGCGAGCTGTACGGCCGCATGATGCGCACCCTCGCGCAGACCGGCAACGGCTGGATGACCTTCAAGGACGCCGCCAACCGCACCGCCAACCAGACGGCCGAGCCGGGCCACGTCGTCCACTCCTCCAACCTCTGCACGGAGATCCTGGAGGTCACCAGCGACGGGGAGACGGCGGTCTGCAACCTGGGGTCGGTCAACCTCGGCGCGCTCGTCGACCAGGCCGGCGGGGACATCGACTGGGAGCGGCTGGACGAGACCGTCCGTACGGCCGTCACGTTCCTCGACCGGGTCGTGGACATCAACTTCTACCCGACCGAGCAGGCGGGTCGTTCCAACGCCAGGTGGCGTCCCGTGGGCCTGGGAGCCATGGGCCTGCAGGACGTCTTCTTCAAGCTGCGCCTGCCCTTCGACTCGCCGGAGGCCAAGGCGCTCTCCACCCGTATCGCCGAGCGCATCATGCTCGCCGCGTACGAGGCCTCCGCCGACCTGGCCGAGCGCAACGGACCACTGCCCGCCTGGGAGAAGACCCGTACGGCCAGGGGCGTGCTCCACCCCGACCACTACGACGTGGAGCCGGCCTGGCCGGAGCGCTGGGCGGCCCTGCGCGAGCGCATCGCCACGACCGGCATGCGCAACTCGCTGCTCCTCGCCATCGCGCCGACGGCCACGATCGCCTCCATCGCGGGCGTGTACGAGTGCATCGAGCCGCAGGTGTCCAACCTGTTCAAGCGCGAGACGCTGTCGGGTGAGTTCCTCCAGGTCAACTCCTACCTGGTTCAGGAGCTGAAGCGGCTCGGCGTGTGGGACGCCCGCAGCCGGGAGGCCCTGCGCGAGGCGAACGGCTCGGTGCAGGACTTCGCCTGGATCCCAGAGGACGTACGCGCCCTCTACCGCACGGCGTGGGAGATCCCGCAGCGCGGCCTGATCGACATGGCGGCGGCCAGGACCCCGTTCCTGGACCAGTCCCAGTCCCTGAACCTCTTCCTGGAGACTCCGACCATCGGCAAGCTCTCCTCGATGTACGCCTACGCCTGGAAGTCCGGGCTGAAGACCACGTACTACCTGCGCTCGCGCCCGGCGACCCGCATCGCCCGCGCCGCCCAGGCCGCTGTCCCCGCGCAGGCCACCCCGGACCCCGAAGCGGTCGCCTGCTCCCTGGAAAACCCCGAGTCCTGCGAGGCCTGCCAGTAA